A single genomic interval of Streptomyces sp. BA2 harbors:
- a CDS encoding thioesterase II family protein: MRVTETPYLPQPAHTAAAGPNLFCLPCAGGGASAYARWQQELDARGAGVQVRPVQPPGREERAHETRFTDLDALVEEMDEQLDDAFSRPHLLYGHSMGAFIAHALTLRRQRRGAALPRALILSSHRAPHIPPNRILDPAADDEELATRLAELGGIPPELAARRRFRQRFMPLVRDDLRLCSGVVKENEIEPLRVPLRLFVGERDRLVPVHKMAAWSEHGSRGAELRTMPGGHFFVRSQESALLEELAGVLSEFGAVPAE; this comes from the coding sequence ATGAGGGTCACCGAGACGCCGTATCTGCCGCAGCCGGCACACACCGCAGCCGCGGGGCCGAACCTGTTCTGCCTGCCGTGTGCGGGCGGCGGTGCCTCCGCCTATGCGCGGTGGCAGCAGGAGCTCGACGCGCGCGGCGCCGGAGTCCAGGTGCGGCCGGTGCAGCCGCCGGGCCGTGAAGAGCGCGCCCACGAAACGAGGTTCACCGACCTGGACGCGCTGGTGGAGGAGATGGACGAGCAGCTGGACGACGCGTTCTCGCGGCCCCATCTGCTCTATGGACACAGCATGGGGGCGTTCATCGCCCACGCGCTGACCCTGCGCAGGCAGCGGCGGGGGGCCGCGCTGCCGCGGGCGCTCATCCTCAGCTCCCACCGCGCACCCCACATACCGCCCAACCGAATCCTGGATCCGGCGGCGGACGACGAGGAACTCGCCACGAGGCTTGCGGAACTGGGGGGAATTCCTCCGGAGTTGGCGGCGCGGCGCAGATTCCGTCAGCGCTTCATGCCGCTGGTCCGGGACGACCTCAGGCTCTGCTCGGGGGTCGTGAAAGAGAACGAGATCGAACCGCTGCGAGTGCCTCTGCGCCTGTTCGTCGGGGAGCGGGACCGGTTGGTGCCGGTTCACAAGATGGCCGCTTGGTCGGAGCACGGAAGCAGGGGGGCCGAGCTGCGCACGATGCCGGGCGGACACTTCTTCGTCCGCTCCCAGGAGAGCGCCTTGTTGGAAGAACTCGCCGGGGTGCTCAGCGAGTTCGGTGCCGTACCGGCCGAGTAA
- a CDS encoding TOMM precursor leader peptide-binding protein produces the protein MTVTGDETAVTGVGAAVTGDETAVTGDEAAFVEFKSHLRCAVVPGEAAYLVSHSGITALRGAQAEALAPLLDGTRTPAAIARAAASSLTSEEVGDALRVLADAGLLRFQRQPSRSRADRAAEAYWDLAGLDGARATEEAARAAVRIVALPGPAGPPGTPGTPGTPGLADEAGVREARIREAGIREACAASGLRVTDSAQEACLSIVLCDDYLSPGLREVDAEHRATGRPWLLVRLGGPEPWFGPVFRPDDGPCWSCLATRLRGHRTTELPLQRALRLDHPVARPAADLPTGRALAVQAAVLEAVKWASGLRSPEQNAVRTLDTLTLQTATHPVSRIPQCAACGDPTLMSERGWRPTEPRSRPKSADGTGGGHRALGTARMLERYGHLVGPVTGVVKEIRRAPGAPDFTQAYVSGQNLAMEASTLSGLRAGLRSLSGGKGLTAEEAKVSALGEAIERYSGTRRGDEAVVRDTFRGLGDVALHPNSCQLYDDRQFRDRPRWNAARSPFTHVPERFDENRPVDWTPLWSLATGTHRLLPTNMLYFPADAVSAHEPIADSNGNAAGSSFEDAVLQGFLELVERDAVALWWYNRTRQPGIDLHAFAEPYIDQLRAGYCRFNREVWALDLTSDLGIPVVAALSRRTDKPSEDIIFGFGAHLDPRIALRRALTEMGQLLPAVSGARPDGSGYRVDQPEAMNWWLRETTATQPYLTPAPDTARRAPGSWDYTARDDLRDDLSAATGLLASHGMDLLVLDQTRPDIGLPVVKVVVPGLRHFWARYAPGRLYDVPVALGRIAEPTPYEELNPIPLFV, from the coding sequence ATGACGGTCACGGGGGACGAGACCGCGGTCACGGGGGTCGGGGCCGCGGTTACGGGGGACGAGACCGCGGTTACGGGCGACGAGGCCGCGTTCGTCGAGTTCAAGAGCCATCTGCGCTGCGCGGTCGTCCCCGGAGAGGCGGCCTATCTGGTGTCGCACTCCGGGATCACGGCACTGCGCGGAGCACAGGCGGAAGCGCTGGCCCCCCTGCTCGACGGGACCCGCACACCGGCCGCCATCGCCCGCGCCGCCGCCTCCTCCCTGACCTCGGAGGAGGTCGGCGACGCACTGCGGGTGCTCGCCGACGCCGGTCTTCTGCGCTTCCAGCGGCAACCCAGCAGGTCACGGGCCGACCGGGCCGCCGAGGCCTACTGGGACCTCGCGGGCCTCGACGGTGCCCGCGCCACCGAAGAGGCGGCGCGGGCGGCGGTGCGGATCGTGGCGCTTCCGGGGCCGGCTGGGCCTCCCGGAACACCCGGAACACCCGGAACACCCGGCCTCGCTGACGAGGCCGGTGTCCGCGAGGCCCGTATCCGCGAGGCCGGTATCCGCGAGGCCTGCGCGGCCTCGGGCCTCCGGGTCACGGACTCGGCGCAGGAGGCCTGCCTCAGCATCGTCCTGTGCGACGACTATCTCTCCCCCGGCCTGCGCGAGGTGGACGCCGAGCACCGGGCGACGGGGCGCCCCTGGCTCCTCGTACGCCTTGGCGGGCCCGAGCCCTGGTTCGGGCCGGTGTTCCGCCCCGACGACGGACCCTGCTGGTCGTGTCTCGCGACCCGTCTTCGCGGCCACCGCACCACCGAACTGCCCTTGCAGCGCGCACTGCGGCTTGACCACCCGGTGGCCAGGCCGGCGGCCGACCTGCCGACCGGGCGTGCCCTTGCCGTACAAGCCGCTGTACTCGAAGCGGTCAAGTGGGCGAGCGGTCTTCGCAGTCCGGAGCAGAACGCCGTACGCACCCTCGACACCCTCACGCTGCAGACCGCCACCCACCCGGTGTCCCGCATCCCGCAGTGCGCGGCATGCGGCGACCCGACGCTCATGAGCGAGCGCGGCTGGCGGCCCACCGAACCGCGGAGCCGCCCGAAGTCGGCGGACGGCACGGGCGGCGGGCATCGCGCGCTCGGCACCGCTCGGATGCTGGAGCGCTACGGCCACCTGGTCGGCCCGGTCACGGGCGTGGTGAAGGAGATCCGCCGGGCCCCCGGCGCCCCCGACTTCACCCAGGCCTATGTGTCGGGCCAGAACCTCGCCATGGAGGCGAGCACCCTCTCCGGCCTGCGCGCGGGACTCCGTTCGCTCAGCGGCGGCAAGGGCCTGACCGCCGAGGAGGCGAAGGTCAGCGCCCTGGGCGAGGCCATCGAGCGGTACAGCGGGACCCGGCGCGGCGACGAGGCGGTGGTGCGCGACACCTTCCGCGGCCTCGGGGACGTGGCGCTGCACCCCAACTCCTGCCAGCTGTACGACGACCGGCAGTTCCGCGACCGGCCGCGCTGGAACGCGGCCCGCTCGCCCTTCACCCACGTACCGGAACGCTTCGACGAGAACCGCCCCGTCGACTGGACACCCCTGTGGTCCCTGGCCACGGGCACGCACCGGCTCCTGCCGACCAACATGCTGTACTTCCCCGCCGACGCGGTGTCCGCGCACGAGCCGATCGCCGACTCCAACGGCAACGCGGCGGGCAGCAGCTTCGAGGACGCCGTGCTCCAGGGCTTCCTCGAACTGGTCGAACGTGACGCGGTGGCCCTGTGGTGGTACAACCGCACACGCCAGCCCGGCATCGACCTGCACGCCTTCGCCGAGCCGTACATCGACCAACTGCGCGCCGGCTACTGCCGGTTCAACCGCGAGGTCTGGGCGCTCGACCTCACGTCCGACCTCGGCATCCCCGTCGTCGCGGCCCTCTCCCGGCGCACCGACAAACCGTCCGAGGACATCATCTTCGGCTTCGGCGCCCACCTCGATCCCCGCATCGCGCTGCGCCGGGCCCTGACGGAGATGGGGCAGCTGCTCCCCGCCGTCTCGGGGGCGCGTCCCGACGGCTCCGGCTACCGCGTCGACCAGCCGGAAGCCATGAACTGGTGGCTGCGCGAGACGACGGCCACACAGCCCTATCTGACCCCCGCACCCGACACGGCCCGCAGGGCACCGGGCTCCTGGGACTACACCGCGAGGGACGACCTGCGGGACGACCTCTCGGCGGCCACCGGCCTGCTCGCCTCGCACGGCATGGATCTGCTCGTACTCGACCAGACCCGCCCCGACATCGGGCTTCCCGTGGTCAAGGTCGTCGTGCCCGGCCTCCGGCACTTCTGGGCGAGATACGCGCCAGGCCGCCTCTACGACGTTCCCGTAGCGCTCGGCCGGATCGCGGAACCGACGCCGTACGAGGAACTCAACCCGATCCCGCTGTTCGTCTGA